One window of the Streptomyces sp. ITFR-21 genome contains the following:
- a CDS encoding ATP/GTP-binding protein has protein sequence MTTEQKQQHATPAPAADPARGRIRLAVSGTYGVGKTTTAEALSIATGIPRTHALTSREILADLIPGKTVQELSADELILLGLRRLEERVHNEAAVPSFISDGSVVHEWVYGEARMRVGVNPGADAVVRGVKAVAGLPVKRFYQRYMDAYGVVVKQRAKRLYDAYVHLPVEFDMVDDGHRPVSERFRRLSDDLLVEALEELGIPYHVVGGTVEERLRRVLEIHRLPVVVPVADAVEQAVERVGAATAVLDAHARRMAAERDRSLRRRIRYALRY, from the coding sequence ATGACCACCGAGCAGAAGCAGCAGCACGCGACCCCGGCGCCCGCCGCGGACCCCGCCCGCGGGCGGATCCGCCTGGCCGTCTCCGGCACCTACGGAGTCGGCAAGACGACGACCGCGGAGGCGCTGTCCATCGCCACCGGCATACCGCGCACCCACGCCCTCACCTCACGGGAGATCCTCGCCGACCTCATCCCCGGCAAGACGGTCCAGGAGCTGTCCGCCGACGAGCTGATCCTGCTCGGCCTGCGCCGCCTGGAGGAGCGCGTCCACAACGAGGCCGCGGTCCCCTCCTTCATCTCCGACGGATCGGTCGTCCACGAGTGGGTGTACGGCGAGGCCCGGATGCGGGTGGGTGTCAACCCGGGCGCCGACGCCGTCGTCCGCGGTGTCAAGGCGGTCGCCGGACTGCCGGTCAAGCGCTTCTACCAGCGGTACATGGACGCCTACGGGGTCGTCGTCAAGCAGCGGGCCAAGCGCCTGTACGACGCCTACGTGCACCTGCCGGTCGAGTTCGACATGGTCGACGACGGCCACCGCCCGGTCTCCGAGCGCTTCCGGCGGCTGTCGGACGACCTGCTGGTGGAGGCCCTGGAAGAGCTCGGCATCCCGTATCACGTGGTCGGCGGCACCGTCGAGGAGCGGCTGCGGCGGGTCCTGGAGATCCACCGGCTGCCGGTGGTGGTGCCGGTTGCGGACGCCGTCGAGCAGGCCGTCGAGCGGGTCGGCGCGGCCACCGCCGTGCTCGACGCGCACGCGCGCCGGATGGCGGCCGAGCGGGACCGCTCCCTGCGCCGCCGGATCAGGTACGCGCTGCGGTACTGA
- a CDS encoding MarR family winged helix-turn-helix transcriptional regulator, whose product MDGSAARGGGTTGAGADTGRHLAERTAFQVYRLGELVFRAAETGLAALALNGRTYFVLAGIEQGGPVSQQDLSRMFGIDPTTIVAIVDELERAGSVRRERSTVDRRRYELHLTREGARTLRAAHRVMDEVEAEFLRPLAPADVPHYRALTQQVLDRHRPVGRR is encoded by the coding sequence ATGGACGGCAGCGCGGCACGAGGCGGCGGCACCACGGGTGCGGGCGCCGACACCGGCAGACACCTCGCGGAGCGCACCGCGTTCCAGGTCTACCGGCTCGGCGAACTGGTCTTCCGCGCCGCCGAGACCGGACTGGCCGCCCTGGCGCTGAACGGCCGGACGTACTTCGTCCTGGCCGGCATCGAGCAGGGTGGGCCGGTCTCCCAGCAGGACCTGTCCCGGATGTTCGGCATCGACCCGACCACCATCGTGGCCATCGTCGACGAACTGGAACGCGCCGGTTCGGTCCGCAGGGAACGCAGCACCGTGGACCGCCGCCGCTACGAACTGCACCTGACGCGCGAGGGCGCCAGGACGCTGCGGGCCGCCCACCGGGTGATGGACGAGGTGGAGGCGGAGTTCCTCCGCCCGCTGGCACCCGCCGACGTCCCGCACTACCGGGCCCTCACCCAGCAGGTCCTCGACCGGCACCGGCCGGTCGGCCGCCGCTGA
- a CDS encoding pyridoxal phosphate-dependent decarboxylase family protein, translating into MPMPALAGGRHGAQELRPLVEVVLSALAEGARSRGGVVPAGGPEAVAASVKETLGEALPRDGRGEREALYTLVRLLAAGAVDPAEPHCVGHLHCPPLAVATAADLAVSALNPSLDSWDQAPAAGELETRVTAALAALAYPDLPAPDALVTTGGTESNQLALLLARERAAGGPRLQVVCGASAHHSVRRAAWLLGLPSPLVIDTPAGLLDPAAVAAALDELPVRALVVATAGTTDTGAIDPLPEIAAATARHRAELHVDAAYGGPLLFSEREAGKLDGLQSAVSVTLDLHKLGWQPVAAGLLAVPDGAALRPLNHRADYLNAADDTDAGLPDLLGRSLRTTRRPDILKAAVTLRALGREGMAALVDRVCDSARELADKVDRHPALVLYGRPAISTVLFRPRDADDEQIAGLRRRLMYEGRAVFGRARAGGRTWLKATVLNPYLRPEDLDALLQLTTEGPTAR; encoded by the coding sequence ATGCCGATGCCCGCGCTTGCCGGAGGACGCCACGGGGCGCAGGAGTTGCGCCCCCTGGTCGAGGTCGTGCTCAGCGCCCTCGCGGAAGGAGCACGCAGCCGCGGCGGGGTGGTACCCGCCGGCGGGCCCGAGGCGGTGGCCGCCAGCGTCAAGGAGACCCTGGGCGAGGCGCTGCCCCGCGACGGCCGCGGCGAACGGGAGGCCCTGTACACCCTGGTCCGGCTGCTGGCCGCCGGCGCCGTCGACCCCGCGGAACCGCACTGCGTCGGCCACCTGCACTGCCCGCCGCTGGCCGTCGCCACCGCGGCCGACCTCGCCGTGTCCGCGCTGAACCCCTCACTGGACTCCTGGGACCAGGCACCGGCCGCCGGCGAGCTGGAGACCCGGGTCACCGCCGCGCTGGCCGCACTGGCCTACCCCGACCTGCCCGCCCCCGACGCCCTGGTCACCACCGGCGGCACCGAGTCCAACCAGCTCGCGCTGCTGCTGGCCAGGGAACGCGCGGCCGGCGGCCCCCGGCTCCAAGTGGTCTGCGGCGCCAGCGCCCACCACAGCGTGCGCCGCGCGGCCTGGCTGCTCGGCCTGCCCAGCCCCCTGGTGATCGACACCCCCGCCGGCCTGCTCGACCCGGCCGCGGTCGCCGCCGCGCTCGACGAACTGCCGGTCCGCGCCCTGGTCGTGGCCACTGCGGGCACCACCGACACCGGCGCCATCGACCCGCTGCCGGAGATCGCCGCGGCCACCGCCCGCCACCGCGCGGAACTGCACGTGGACGCCGCCTACGGCGGGCCGCTGCTGTTCAGCGAACGCGAGGCCGGCAAACTCGACGGCCTCCAGTCCGCCGTCTCGGTCACCCTCGACCTGCACAAGCTCGGCTGGCAGCCGGTCGCCGCCGGACTGCTCGCCGTCCCCGACGGCGCCGCCCTGCGCCCGCTGAACCACCGGGCCGACTACCTCAACGCCGCCGACGACACCGACGCGGGACTGCCCGACCTGCTCGGCCGGTCGCTGCGCACGACCCGCCGCCCCGACATCCTCAAGGCCGCGGTCACCCTGCGGGCACTGGGCCGGGAGGGCATGGCCGCCCTGGTGGACCGGGTGTGCGACAGCGCCCGGGAGCTCGCCGACAAGGTCGACCGGCACCCCGCACTGGTCCTGTACGGGCGGCCGGCCATCAGCACGGTGCTGTTCCGGCCCCGGGACGCCGACGACGAGCAGATCGCCGGGCTGCGCCGCCGCCTGATGTACGAGGGCCGCGCGGTCTTCGGCCGGGCCCGCGCCGGCGGCCGGACCTGGCTCAAGGCGACCGTGCTGAACCCGTACCTGCGGCCCGAAGACCTCGACGCGCTCCTGCAGCTCACAACGGAAGGCCCCACCGCCCGATGA
- a CDS encoding nitroreductase family deazaflavin-dependent oxidoreductase, with amino-acid sequence MTRMDAMRERALDSRPAVAISRRVLPRADVLLQRLSHGRWSASAATGVRVALLTTTGRRSGLPRVAPVTYVEYDGAYFVVGSNWTRDVDPAWSFNLTADPAAWLELRGRRFPVTARGIVGAERERVWPRLVERWPLYGSSARRTARELPVFRLDPVERG; translated from the coding sequence ATGACACGTATGGACGCGATGCGCGAGCGGGCGCTGGACAGCCGGCCGGCCGTGGCGATCAGCAGGCGGGTCCTGCCGCGCGCGGACGTCCTGCTGCAGCGGCTCAGCCACGGCCGCTGGTCGGCCTCTGCGGCGACCGGTGTGCGGGTGGCGCTGCTGACGACCACGGGCCGCCGCAGCGGTCTGCCCCGGGTGGCGCCGGTCACCTACGTCGAGTACGACGGGGCGTACTTCGTGGTCGGCTCCAACTGGACCCGGGACGTCGACCCCGCCTGGTCGTTCAACCTGACCGCCGACCCGGCTGCCTGGCTGGAGCTGCGCGGCAGGCGGTTCCCCGTCACGGCCCGCGGAATCGTCGGCGCGGAACGCGAGCGCGTGTGGCCGCGCCTGGTCGAACGGTGGCCGCTGTACGGGTCCTCGGCTCGGCGGACGGCCCGGGAGCTGCCCGTGTTCCGGCTCGACCCGGTGGAGCGGGGCTGA
- a CDS encoding lysine N(6)-hydroxylase/L-ornithine N(5)-oxygenase family protein → MNAPTPPTPAPAPEPAPEPAPEDVPEAAGPAPEAPATAAAAGTPGPAPARGGPPAPAPATVPARGPGTAPAGGDRAAPRPGGDEPYDLLGIGIGPSNLALAALADGIPALNAVFYEQRTAFHWHPGLLLDGATLQVPFLADLVTLADPASRWSFLNWLKSRERLFPFYFAERFHVHRAEYDAYCRWVAGALPSTRFGQQVDSVRWDPAGARFEIDHTRLDAHGEAEALGRTHARHLVLGIGTAPYVPEPLRPLEEAPTVPVVHSAHYLDHRERLLAADHITVIGSGQSGAEVFLDLLRARPAGRERLTWLTRTTAFAPMEYSKLGLEHFTPDYARYFHGLAEPVRDRLMPRQWQLYKGIGAETIGAIHDEFYRRTLDGGWPDAVLTPGVTVRAAGRIGAQSVELHLEHPDQGTRARLVTGAVVLATGYRERPLERLLAPLDPYVGKDEAGRPKIDARHRIELDRSVTGRVYVQNADRHSHGVGAPDLGLAAWRAAGVLNDLTALLTGEEHYPLPDRTAFTTFGLDGAAASDVPTRTAALRRG, encoded by the coding sequence ATGAACGCCCCGACGCCGCCCACACCCGCCCCGGCCCCCGAGCCCGCCCCCGAGCCCGCCCCGGAGGACGTCCCGGAGGCCGCCGGACCGGCTCCCGAGGCGCCGGCCACCGCGGCAGCCGCCGGCACACCCGGGCCCGCGCCCGCCCGCGGCGGCCCGCCCGCACCGGCGCCCGCGACCGTACCCGCCCGCGGACCCGGGACCGCCCCCGCGGGCGGCGACCGCGCCGCCCCGCGGCCCGGCGGCGACGAACCCTACGACCTGCTCGGCATCGGCATCGGCCCGTCCAACCTGGCCCTGGCCGCGCTCGCCGACGGCATCCCCGCCCTGAACGCCGTCTTCTACGAGCAGCGCACCGCCTTCCACTGGCATCCCGGGCTGCTCCTGGACGGCGCCACCCTCCAGGTGCCCTTCCTCGCCGACCTCGTGACCCTCGCCGACCCGGCCAGCCGCTGGTCGTTCCTGAACTGGCTCAAGTCCCGCGAGCGGCTGTTCCCGTTCTACTTCGCCGAGCGCTTCCACGTGCACCGCGCCGAGTACGACGCCTACTGCCGCTGGGTCGCGGGCGCACTGCCCAGCACCCGCTTCGGGCAGCAGGTCGACTCGGTGCGCTGGGACCCCGCCGGCGCCCGCTTCGAGATCGACCACACCCGGCTCGACGCCCACGGCGAGGCCGAGGCACTCGGCCGCACCCACGCCCGCCACCTCGTCCTCGGCATCGGCACCGCCCCCTACGTGCCCGAACCGCTGCGTCCGCTGGAGGAGGCCCCGACCGTGCCGGTGGTGCACTCCGCGCACTACCTCGACCACCGCGAGCGGCTGCTGGCCGCCGACCACATCACCGTGATCGGCTCGGGGCAGTCCGGCGCCGAGGTCTTCCTCGACCTGCTGCGGGCCCGCCCGGCCGGCCGGGAGCGCCTCACCTGGCTGACCCGCACCACCGCCTTCGCGCCCATGGAGTACAGCAAGCTCGGCCTGGAGCACTTCACCCCCGACTACGCCCGCTACTTCCACGGCCTGGCCGAACCGGTCCGCGACCGCCTGATGCCCCGCCAGTGGCAGCTCTACAAGGGCATCGGCGCCGAGACCATCGGCGCGATCCACGACGAGTTCTACCGCCGCACCCTGGACGGCGGCTGGCCCGACGCCGTCCTCACCCCGGGCGTCACGGTCCGCGCCGCCGGCCGGATCGGCGCCCAGAGCGTCGAACTCCACCTGGAGCACCCCGACCAGGGCACCCGTGCCCGGCTGGTCACCGGCGCCGTGGTGCTCGCCACCGGCTACCGGGAGCGCCCGCTGGAGCGGCTGCTGGCCCCCCTGGACCCGTACGTGGGCAAGGACGAGGCCGGGCGGCCGAAGATCGACGCCCGGCACCGGATCGAACTCGACCGGTCCGTCACCGGGCGCGTCTACGTACAGAACGCCGACCGCCACAGCCACGGCGTCGGCGCCCCCGACCTGGGCCTGGCGGCCTGGCGGGCGGCGGGAGTGCTCAACGACCTCACCGCACTGCTCACCGGCGAGGAGCACTACCCGCTGCCCGACCGGACCGCCTTCACCACCTTCGGCCTGGACGGCGCCGCAGCGAGCGACGTCCCTACCCGAACAGCGGCACTCCGGCGCGGGTGA
- a CDS encoding bifunctional metallophosphatase/5'-nucleotidase, producing MPLNRRDFINRSAATGAGVALAGAAGAAPAQAADQRHGHHGHQHAPRTFSLRVLGTTDLHGHALNWDYFTNAEYDDATHNDIGLAKVATLVAAARHEKGHDHTLLIDAGDIIQGTQLSYYYARVEPITGARRGPRHPMALAMNHMKYDAAALGNHEFNYGIPLLRAFQDQCDFPLLAANAVDARTLKPAFPPYLVKEIHVEGAPPVKVGVLGLTNPGIAVWDKANVQGRMAFPGLVEQAGVYVPRLRALGCDVVICTDHSGLDGSTSYGDAVPYPENASSLVAAQVPGIDAILVGHTHVERPQTLVVNERTGKTVVLSEPLMWGMRLSVFDIGLELVHGSWQVTSVTAEVRNANTVAEDPVVARLVRDEHQKVVAYVNQVIGTCAQAMSAAESTYKDTPIIDFLNLVQADTVKAALAGTAYASLPVLSEASPFSRTAAIPAGQVSLRDVAGLYVYENTLDAKILTGAQVKDYLEWSARYFAQTAPDAPVDVTKLTNAANIPDYSYDVLSGVSYDIDIAQPAGSRITGLTYAGAPVDPAAQFVLAVNNYRSSGGSNYPHVAAAPSVWSNSDEIRNTIIAWVQAHGTIDPTSFGGDEWRLTRAGVPLFG from the coding sequence ATGCCCCTCAACCGCAGGGACTTCATCAACCGCTCGGCCGCCACCGGCGCCGGCGTCGCGCTGGCCGGCGCGGCCGGCGCGGCCCCCGCGCAGGCCGCCGACCAGCGGCACGGCCACCACGGGCACCAGCACGCGCCGAGGACCTTCAGCCTGCGCGTGCTGGGCACCACCGACCTGCACGGTCACGCGCTGAACTGGGACTACTTCACCAACGCCGAATACGACGACGCCACCCACAACGACATCGGCCTGGCCAAGGTCGCCACCCTCGTCGCCGCGGCCCGGCACGAGAAGGGCCACGACCACACCCTGCTGATCGACGCCGGCGACATCATCCAGGGCACCCAGTTGTCGTACTACTACGCCCGGGTGGAGCCGATCACCGGCGCCCGCCGCGGCCCGCGCCACCCGATGGCGCTGGCCATGAACCACATGAAGTACGACGCGGCGGCGCTCGGCAACCACGAGTTCAACTACGGCATCCCGCTGCTGCGCGCCTTCCAGGACCAGTGCGACTTCCCGCTGCTGGCGGCGAACGCCGTCGACGCCAGGACCCTCAAGCCCGCCTTCCCGCCCTACCTGGTCAAGGAGATCCACGTCGAGGGCGCCCCGCCGGTCAAGGTCGGCGTGCTGGGCCTGACCAACCCCGGCATCGCGGTGTGGGACAAGGCCAACGTGCAGGGCAGGATGGCCTTCCCCGGCCTGGTCGAGCAGGCCGGCGTCTACGTGCCCAGGCTGCGCGCGCTGGGCTGCGACGTGGTGATCTGCACCGACCACTCCGGCCTGGACGGCAGCACCTCCTACGGCGACGCGGTGCCGTACCCGGAGAACGCCTCCTCGCTGGTGGCCGCGCAGGTCCCCGGCATCGACGCGATCCTGGTCGGGCACACCCACGTCGAGCGCCCGCAGACCCTGGTGGTCAACGAGCGGACCGGCAAAACGGTGGTGCTGTCCGAGCCGCTGATGTGGGGCATGCGGCTGAGCGTCTTCGACATCGGCCTGGAGCTGGTCCACGGCAGCTGGCAGGTCACCTCGGTCACCGCCGAGGTGCGCAACGCCAACACCGTCGCCGAGGACCCGGTGGTGGCCCGGCTGGTCCGCGACGAGCACCAGAAGGTCGTGGCCTACGTCAACCAGGTCATCGGCACCTGCGCGCAGGCGATGTCGGCGGCCGAGTCGACGTACAAGGACACCCCGATCATCGACTTCCTGAACCTGGTGCAGGCCGACACGGTCAAGGCGGCGCTGGCCGGCACCGCGTACGCGTCGCTGCCGGTGCTGTCCGAGGCGTCGCCGTTCTCCCGGACCGCCGCCATACCGGCCGGGCAGGTGTCGCTGCGGGACGTGGCCGGGCTGTACGTCTACGAGAACACCCTGGACGCCAAGATCCTCACCGGCGCCCAGGTCAAGGACTACCTGGAGTGGTCGGCGCGCTACTTCGCGCAGACCGCGCCGGACGCGCCGGTGGACGTCACGAAGCTCACCAACGCCGCCAACATCCCCGACTACAGCTACGACGTGCTCAGCGGGGTGTCGTACGACATCGACATCGCGCAGCCGGCCGGCTCCCGGATCACCGGCCTGACGTACGCCGGCGCGCCCGTGGACCCGGCCGCGCAGTTCGTGCTGGCGGTCAACAACTACCGCTCCAGCGGCGGCAGCAACTACCCGCACGTGGCGGCCGCCCCGTCGGTGTGGTCCAACTCCGACGAGATCCGCAACACGATCATCGCCTGGGTGCAGGCGCACGGCACGATCGACCCGACGTCGTTCGGCGGCGACGAGTGGCGGCTCACCCGCGCCGGAGTGCCGCTGTTCGGGTAG
- a CDS encoding AfsR/SARP family transcriptional regulator, producing the protein MALPRGKPRWILASLVLELGRAVPDRRLVEQVWGPPGASSAALRSATSRLRGWLAEAGLGEDVSIEYTGTAYVMYARRTVLDAARATLLLREPQHGPRRFEDLVEAAQLWREPALADAPPGLRHHPVTAELDQMRSRCVVELGELAARLGRSAPVLGLLRRAARDAPYDEPVQAAFVTAAHQCGLRMEAARHYDMVCRYLASDLGVRPSPALLGAGRALHGEEPGGREPAGRRPSPARPRRPLTAQATVRGPAPHRHS; encoded by the coding sequence TTGGCACTGCCGCGCGGAAAGCCGCGGTGGATCCTCGCCTCGCTCGTCCTGGAGCTGGGACGGGCGGTGCCCGACCGGCGGCTCGTCGAACAGGTCTGGGGCCCGCCGGGCGCCAGCAGCGCCGCGCTGCGGTCGGCCACGTCGCGGCTGCGCGGCTGGCTCGCCGAAGCGGGGCTGGGGGAGGACGTCAGCATCGAGTACACCGGCACCGCCTATGTGATGTACGCCCGGCGGACGGTGCTCGACGCGGCTCGGGCGACCCTGCTCCTGCGGGAGCCCCAGCACGGCCCGCGGCGTTTCGAGGACCTCGTGGAGGCCGCGCAGCTGTGGCGCGAACCGGCGCTCGCCGACGCCCCGCCCGGACTGCGGCACCACCCGGTCACCGCGGAACTCGACCAGATGCGCAGCCGCTGCGTCGTCGAGCTGGGCGAACTCGCCGCCCGGCTGGGCCGGTCGGCCCCGGTGCTCGGCCTGCTGCGGCGGGCCGCCCGGGACGCGCCCTACGACGAGCCGGTGCAGGCGGCGTTCGTCACCGCGGCCCACCAGTGCGGGCTGCGGATGGAGGCGGCACGCCACTACGACATGGTGTGCCGCTACCTGGCGTCCGACCTCGGCGTCAGGCCGTCGCCGGCCCTGCTCGGCGCGGGCCGGGCCCTGCACGGGGAGGAGCCCGGCGGCAGGGAACCGGCCGGCCGCCGCCCCTCGCCGGCCCGCCCGCGCCGGCCGCTGACCGCGCAGGCCACCGTCCGGGGCCCGGCCCCGCACCGCCACTCCTGA
- a CDS encoding AvrD family protein — protein sequence MNPHPTLHHSIEDCLGPSTTRFFGEGYRRVGSRLGELSVRPAPSGGAATATAGVRYPADWSVREAADAPRPHLSTIDTLVLAVQTAEAYLTHAFGLTAEQRRRSWLRGFSMRAGARPQEDLLDIPVTATALHTLPARWGLCAAVTSFEVRIGAMRVELAVEHDIAAPNGRTAAWAAADDLLGDPDARYYGRAFTRRPQRVAEVAVDGPAGRVTALVACGSAVAGAAAPGADPTGPGEGFAAAYEPSLSMVDGIVATAQMAQAVMYAMDGVERRQTGTLWMRRLAMTAKTPYQPLDNAFVCSLSVRRRLLGRGAEDWRMYEVAALFQGIAVSSSVAYAVHA from the coding sequence ATGAATCCGCACCCCACCCTGCACCACTCCATCGAGGACTGCCTCGGCCCCTCCACGACCCGCTTCTTCGGGGAGGGCTACCGCCGGGTCGGATCCCGGCTCGGCGAACTTAGCGTCCGGCCCGCGCCGTCGGGCGGCGCCGCCACCGCGACGGCCGGGGTCCGGTACCCGGCCGACTGGTCGGTGCGCGAGGCCGCCGACGCGCCGAGGCCCCACCTGAGCACCATCGACACCCTGGTCCTGGCCGTGCAGACCGCGGAGGCGTACCTCACCCACGCCTTCGGCCTCACCGCGGAGCAGCGCCGCAGATCCTGGCTGCGCGGCTTCTCCATGCGCGCCGGCGCCAGACCGCAGGAGGACCTGCTGGACATCCCGGTGACCGCCACCGCCCTGCACACCCTGCCCGCCCGCTGGGGGCTGTGCGCGGCGGTCACCTCCTTCGAGGTACGGATCGGCGCCATGCGGGTCGAGCTGGCGGTGGAGCACGACATCGCCGCGCCGAACGGGCGGACCGCCGCCTGGGCCGCGGCCGACGACCTGCTGGGCGACCCCGACGCGCGCTACTACGGGCGGGCCTTCACCCGCCGGCCGCAGCGGGTGGCCGAGGTGGCCGTGGACGGACCGGCCGGCCGGGTCACCGCCCTGGTCGCGTGCGGCTCCGCGGTCGCCGGCGCGGCGGCCCCCGGCGCCGACCCCACGGGACCCGGCGAGGGCTTCGCCGCCGCCTACGAGCCGTCGCTGTCCATGGTGGACGGCATCGTCGCCACCGCCCAGATGGCCCAGGCGGTCATGTACGCGATGGACGGGGTCGAGCGCCGGCAGACCGGCACGCTCTGGATGCGCCGGCTGGCCATGACCGCCAAGACCCCGTACCAGCCGCTCGACAACGCCTTCGTCTGCTCCCTGTCGGTGCGCCGCAGGCTGCTCGGCCGGGGCGCGGAGGACTGGCGGATGTACGAGGTCGCCGCGCTGTTCCAGGGCATCGCCGTCTCCTCGTCGGTCGCCTACGCCGTCCACGCGTGA